One Cuculus canorus isolate bCucCan1 chromosome 2, bCucCan1.pri, whole genome shotgun sequence genomic region harbors:
- the MSANTD3 gene encoding myb/SANT-like DNA-binding domain-containing protein 3, whose product MQNEIIKPAKYFSEVEKSVLLALVEKYKYVLECKKSDARTIALKQRTWQALAHEYNSQPSVSLRDFKQLKKCWENIKARTKKIMAHERREKVKRSISPLINTHIIGKEKIASIMPEQMYFLQSPPEEDSEYQPDASSQESFVVSSRELCDEEKELVHFPVCEGTSQPEPSCSDVRIAADKNYRSKASQESALKKMHEEEHHQQMSILQLQLIQMNEVHVAKIQQIERECEMAEEEHRIKMEVLNKKKMYWERKLQTITKEWPVSSFNRPFPNSP is encoded by the exons ATGCAAAACGAAATAATAAAGCCTGCTAAATACTTCTCGGAAGTGGAGAAGAGTGTGCTGCTTGCATTGgttgaaaaatacaaatatgtgCTTGAATGTAAAAAAAGTGATGCAAGAACTATTGCTCTGAAACAACGTACTTGGCAAGCACTAGCTCATGAATATAATTCACAGCCCAGTGTATCTCTGCGAGACTTCAAGCAGTTGAAGAAATGCTGGGAAAATATCAAGGCACGGACAAAAAAGATAATGGCACATGAAAGGCGGGAGAAGGTAAAAAGAAGTATTAGTCCACTTATAAATACTCACATCATAGGGAAAGAGAAGATTGCCAGCATAATGCCTGAGCAAATGTACTTTTTGCAGAGCCCACCAGAAGAAGATTCTGAATATCAGCCTGATGCTTCTAGTCAAG AGTCATTTGTCGTCTCGAGTAGAGAACTCTGTGATGAAGAGAAAGAACTGGTACATTTTCCAGTATGTGAAGGTACCTCCCAACCTGAGCCTTCATGTTCTGATGTCAGAATAGCAGCAGATAAGAACTACAGAAGTAAAGCATCTCAGGAAAGTGCCCTGAAAAAGATGCATGAGGAAGAACATCATCAGCAAATGTCAATTTTGCAATTGCAATTAATCCAAATGAATGAAGTTCATGTGgcaaaaatacagcaaatagAAAGAGAGTGCGAGATGGCCGAAGAGGAACACAGGATAAAAATGGAAGtgctaaataaaaagaaaatgtattggGAGAGAAAACTGCAGACCATCACAAAAGAATGGCCTGTATCATCCTTTAACAGACCCTTTCCTAATTCACCGTAG